The Vespa velutina chromosome 4, iVesVel2.1, whole genome shotgun sequence genome has a window encoding:
- the LOC124948935 gene encoding mitochondrial import receptor subunit TOM40 homolog 1-like produces MGNVSATSAPPPPPPPTSAPELPQLEKTDSTTGVTTAPTTEHLENPGTIEDLHKKCKDVLPVNFEGAKLMLNKGLSNHFQISHTINMSSVTPSGYKFGATYVGTKQICPTEAYPVLFGDIDPIGNLNANIIHQIGQRLRAKVAVQVQRSKFTAVQMTNDYRGDAYTASLTVGNPDILNGSGVLVMHYLQSITPSIALGGELAYQRGPGLPGGQIVVVSAAGRYTNGESTISCSLGLAGCHVCFHQKASQNLQVGVELEINARLQESTGTIAYQVDLPKADLLFRGSVDTTWTVGAVLEKKLQPLPFSFALSGMLNHSKQQFRLGCGLIIG; encoded by the exons atggGAAACGTGTCGGCTACTTCTgctcctccaccacctccgcCTCCAACATCAGCTCCTGAACTTCCTCAGCTAGAAAAAACAGATTCCACAACCGGGGTCACGACTGCTCCGACAACGGAACACCTTGAAAATCCTGGCACGATCGAGGATCTTCATAAGAAATGCAAag ATGTGCTCCCTGTTAATTTTGAAGGAGCTAAGTTGATGTTGAATAAAGGCCTTAGTAATCACTTTCAGATTTCACATACAATTAATATGAGTTCGGTTACACCGTCTGGATACAA GTTTGGTGCAACTTATGTGGGTACTAAGCAGATATGTCCTACAGAAGCTTATCCTGTTTTATTTGGTGATATTGATCCTATTGGAAATCTCAATGCTAATATAATTCATCAAATAGGGCAGAGATTAAGGGCAAAGGTAGCTGTTCAAGTACAAAGAAGTAAATTTACTGCAGTACAAATGACAAATGATTATCGCGGTGATGCTTACACAGCTTCTCTTACAGTAGGTAATCCGGATATACTTAATGGATCTG GCGTTTTAGTTATGCACTATCTTCAAAGCATAACTCCATCTATTGCTCTGGGAGGTGAACTTGCATATCAACGTGGACCAGGATTACCTGGAGGACAAATTGTTGTTGTGTCAGCTGCTGGCAGATATACAAACGGAGAGTCTACTATTAGCTGTAGTTTAG GTTTGGCGGGTTGTCACGTTTGTTTTCATCAGAAAGCTAGTCAGAATTTGCAAGTAGGTGTAGAATTGGAAATTAATGCACGATTACAAGAGTCTACAGGTACCATTGCTTATCAAGTTGATTTACCAAAAGCAGATTTATTGTTTAgag gaAGTGTTGATACAACTTGGACGGTGGGAGCagttttagaaaagaaattacaaccattgccattttcttttgcacttAGTGGTATGCTCAATCATAGCAAACAACAGTTTAGACTTGGTTGTGGCCTTATTATTGGCTAA
- the LOC124948937 gene encoding 39S ribosomal protein L14, mitochondrial isoform X2: MCLGIIMLLHSVALSIGSRSISTSAISNQIIKLTRLRVVDNSEIGKQAMLEGKPPRCIHIYNKVGIGYIGDRVLVAIKGEKKKGILVGLKQNQNPKIPKFDSNNIVLIDDNGTPLGTRIHVPIPHILRTLLKEKTHSKGADYTKLLAIASRFV, encoded by the exons at gTGTCTTGGAATCATCATGTTACTGCACAGTGTTGCATTGAGTATTGGGTCAAGAAGCATTAGCACTTCTGCTATTTccaatcaaattattaaattaactcGATTAAGAGTTGTCGATAACAGTGAAATAGGAAAACAAGCTATGTTAGAAGGAAAACCACCACGttgtattcatatttataataaagtagGAATTGGGTATATTG GTGACAGAGTATTAGTCGCTATAAAaggtgaaaagaagaaaggcaTATTAGTTGGCTTAAAGCAAAATCAAAATCCAAAAATACCTAAAtttgattctaataatatagtTCTCATAGATGATAATGGAACACCTTTAGGTACACGAATACATGTACCGATACCCCATATATTAAGAACattattgaaagagaaaactcATAGCAAAGGAGCAGATTATACAAAGTTGCTCGCTATCGCCTCaagatttgtataa
- the LOC124948937 gene encoding 39S ribosomal protein L14, mitochondrial isoform X1: MFFMCLGIIMLLHSVALSIGSRSISTSAISNQIIKLTRLRVVDNSEIGKQAMLEGKPPRCIHIYNKVGIGYIGDRVLVAIKGEKKKGILVGLKQNQNPKIPKFDSNNIVLIDDNGTPLGTRIHVPIPHILRTLLKEKTHSKGADYTKLLAIASRFV; encoded by the exons ATGTTTttcat gTGTCTTGGAATCATCATGTTACTGCACAGTGTTGCATTGAGTATTGGGTCAAGAAGCATTAGCACTTCTGCTATTTccaatcaaattattaaattaactcGATTAAGAGTTGTCGATAACAGTGAAATAGGAAAACAAGCTATGTTAGAAGGAAAACCACCACGttgtattcatatttataataaagtagGAATTGGGTATATTG GTGACAGAGTATTAGTCGCTATAAAaggtgaaaagaagaaaggcaTATTAGTTGGCTTAAAGCAAAATCAAAATCCAAAAATACCTAAAtttgattctaataatatagtTCTCATAGATGATAATGGAACACCTTTAGGTACACGAATACATGTACCGATACCCCATATATTAAGAACattattgaaagagaaaactcATAGCAAAGGAGCAGATTATACAAAGTTGCTCGCTATCGCCTCaagatttgtataa
- the LOC124948937 gene encoding 39S ribosomal protein L14, mitochondrial isoform X3 yields MLLHSVALSIGSRSISTSAISNQIIKLTRLRVVDNSEIGKQAMLEGKPPRCIHIYNKVGIGYIGDRVLVAIKGEKKKGILVGLKQNQNPKIPKFDSNNIVLIDDNGTPLGTRIHVPIPHILRTLLKEKTHSKGADYTKLLAIASRFV; encoded by the exons ATGTTACTGCACAGTGTTGCATTGAGTATTGGGTCAAGAAGCATTAGCACTTCTGCTATTTccaatcaaattattaaattaactcGATTAAGAGTTGTCGATAACAGTGAAATAGGAAAACAAGCTATGTTAGAAGGAAAACCACCACGttgtattcatatttataataaagtagGAATTGGGTATATTG GTGACAGAGTATTAGTCGCTATAAAaggtgaaaagaagaaaggcaTATTAGTTGGCTTAAAGCAAAATCAAAATCCAAAAATACCTAAAtttgattctaataatatagtTCTCATAGATGATAATGGAACACCTTTAGGTACACGAATACATGTACCGATACCCCATATATTAAGAACattattgaaagagaaaactcATAGCAAAGGAGCAGATTATACAAAGTTGCTCGCTATCGCCTCaagatttgtataa
- the LOC124948933 gene encoding uncharacterized protein LOC124948933 gives MSSLIVAHDQRIMMLEFAVENLHVPWNSIFDKAILKKVTVMFRFLDEDWTELLPNRRDYCSYRGSNYENERFYGGRSVVFALPESSLEKPMSAIDIQIYVFKEICDYFELDSCENIGFILLRVDHLINAIIKELKERKELGLYLCNSHENEPISRSLVGTYTLINDDLKNTDATIKIYIRITYLGNCVITEFENSRGIKTAFHCRKDNVEGHPYQLRELTSENLKTGCWGSQSYLPPAFLKKLKCYCEKDKIEKKILAQMIADAEAARAAEAARAAEIARAAKAARAAEIARASEAIRASEEARAAEARAAEAASAAEATALKGLGKEESKKDKSKKKSLDTADAQILANIDNLYEERIRLLKEAMKEQKGRGLGAAGIAFDRKDGKKICSPLFTIPCTQFCSPTFSSFSPCLNFIPFVSPEHLTFTTHCL, from the exons ATGTCTTCATTGATCGTAGCACACGATCAACGGATCATGATGTTAGAATTCGCAGTTGAGAAT TTGCACGTACCGTGGAATTCCATCTTTGACAAAGCAATTTTGAAAAAGGTAACGGTAATGTTTCGTTTTTTGGATGAGGATTGGACCGAGCTTTTACCAAATCGCCGCGATTATTGTTCCTATCGTGGCTCGAATTATGAGAACGAACGATTTTATGGTGGACGTTCGGTAGTTTTCGCCTTACCTGAATCGTCTTTAGAAAAACCTATGAGTGCTATCGATATTCAAATTTACGTATTTAAAGAGATATGTGATTATTTCGAGCTCGACTCCTGCGAGAATATTGGATTCATATTATTGAGAGTCGATCATTTGATTAATGCCATTATCAAGGAGTTAAAAGAACGTAAAGAACTTGGTTTATATTTATGCAATTCTCATGAAAACGAGCCTATTTCAAG atcaTTGGTAGGAACTTACACTTTGATAAACGACGACTTAAAAAACACTGAtgcaacaataaaaatatatatacgtatcacTTATCTTGGTAATTGCGTTATCACTGAATTCGAGAATAGTAGAGGTATAAAAACGGCATTTCATTGTCGTAAGGATAACGTTGAAGGACATCCTTACCAATTACGCGAGTTAACATCAGAGAATCTTAAGACTGGTTGTTGGGGTAGTCAATCCTATTTACCACCGGCATTTTTAAAGAAGTTAAAGTGTTACTGTGAAAAGgataagatagagaaaaaaatattagccCAAATGATAGCAGATGCTGAAGCTGCTCGTGCTGCTGAAGCTGCTCGTGCTGCTGAAATAGCTCGTGCTGCTAAAGCTGCCCGTGCTGCTGAAATAGCTCGTGCATCGGAAGCTATTCGTGCTTCTGAAGAAGCTCGTGCTGCTGAAGCTCGTGCTGCTGAAGCTGCTAGTGCTGCTGAAGCTACTGCATTGAAAGGTCTCGGGAAAGAAGAATCTAAGAAGGACAAATCTAAAAAGAAGAGCTTGGATACCGCTGATGCTCAGATCCTTGCTAATATCGATAATCTTTATGAAGAAAGGATTCGTCTTTTAAAGGAAGCAATGAAGGAACAAAAAGGTCGAGGATTAGGTGCCGCTGGAATAGCTTTTGATaggaaagatggaaaaaagatTTGTTCTCCATTATTTACTATACCTTGTACTCAATTTTGTTCACCTACCTTtagttctttttctccctgTTTGAATTTTATACCTTTTGTCAGTCCAGAACATTTAACATTTACAACACACTGCTTGTGA